In Thermoanaerobaculia bacterium, a single window of DNA contains:
- a CDS encoding YhjD/YihY/BrkB family envelope integrity protein — protein sequence MDLARPKAAIARLSRLNSAAAELAYYLALSLVPFVGIAIVVVSLWFPGGLGASIARVLRGVLPGSPVAGEVMRWARSSASRGWLTAGFLLALWSSFRFTSRCVDALGTMISGVTRSPERTGSSIVRSMLLLVVWMVALLATAFFLLVAPSVERELLGPSALSDVSSAAFTALQALLAPGILFGAIWLTYRVVGGMRAGGLRMALVALL from the coding sequence ATGGACCTGGCCCGGCCCAAAGCGGCGATCGCGCGGCTCTCGCGGCTCAACAGCGCGGCCGCGGAGCTGGCCTACTATCTCGCGCTCTCCCTGGTTCCCTTCGTCGGGATCGCCATCGTGGTGGTCAGCCTCTGGTTTCCCGGGGGCCTCGGCGCGTCCATCGCCAGGGTCCTGCGCGGCGTTCTGCCGGGTTCGCCCGTCGCGGGCGAAGTCATGCGGTGGGCACGCTCCTCGGCGAGCCGGGGGTGGCTGACGGCCGGCTTCCTGCTCGCGCTCTGGAGCTCGTTTCGATTCACGTCGCGGTGCGTCGATGCGCTCGGCACGATGATTTCGGGCGTCACCCGCTCGCCGGAGCGGACCGGGTCGTCGATCGTCCGATCGATGCTGCTGCTCGTGGTCTGGATGGTGGCGCTCCTGGCGACGGCCTTCTTCCTTCTCGTGGCGCCTTCCGTCGAGCGCGAGCTGCTCGGACCGTCGGCGCTGTCCGACGTATCGTCCGCGGCCTTCACGGCGCTGCAGGCGCTGCTCGCTCCCGGCATCCTGTTCGGCGCGATCTGGCTGACGTACCGGGTGGTCGGGGGCATGCGGGCGGGCGGCCTCCGGATGGCGCTGGTCGCGCTGCT